In the Pontibacillus sp. HMF3514 genome, GTGTTGGATGAAATCTGTTATTCAGAGGATATATATTGTGTCGTTCATCCTCATTATGATGACTGTGATAGTGGAAGGATTGATCCTTCAAACAAAAAACTTATGTTGGACAAATCAAATGAATTAAAAAAGGCCCTTCAAAAGCTTAGAGAGAATACAAATGATCGATTTTATTTCGAGAATGCACCTGTCGGGATCTTTTCAAGCATGAATCCTTTTTGGATATCGCACATTATCCAACCATTGAATTTACCCGTCTGCTATGATGTCAGTCATTCTTTTATGTCATTAAGAGGGGACAATCATAAATTAGAGCAGGATTTGAAAGCAGCTTTTCCTTTTACAAAGCATTATCATGTAGTGGATAGTGAAGGGACCGAGGTCCATGATGCACTCCCCTTAGGAAATGGCGGAATTGTATGGGGTAACTTAAAGCCGTTTATTATGCAAAAGAATTTTATTTTTGAAATTGATTTACCGGATTACAAGGATTGTACACTTATGATCGACAGTGCCGCTTATTTTGAATCGGTATAAGTTGGCATACAAAAACAGGCAACCCCTTACGTCAGGATCGCCTGTTAAGAAAGAGACAACAATCGATAAGTCCTTTGCATTTCTAAAATTTTGGGCTTGATGATGTTCCATATCGCACTTTTGTACAATTTGTACACCTTCGTATCCTTATAAGCACGAATGGTAGCCTTGATTAACTTCTTAGCCTTCTTCTTGGTTTGTTCATAGTTTCGGAGGTTTTTCTGCTGTATATCTTCTTCAAGTTGTTTAAGAATCGAAAAAGCTGTACGAATGATAAAAAGATCATCTTTTCCTACAAATGTTTCAATGTTCATGACGACCATCCTTTCTATAAGATTTATCTCACTAGTTTATGCAAGAGAGGGTCATAAAGAGACTAAATCGTAAAAGAATGTGTATAATTATTATATACTGAATATTCAGAAAATATAAGTGAGAATTTTATGAAATGTGTGGGAGGGGGCATCTTGTGATACACTAAAACCCGTACATAAATGTTTAGAAAAGGGAGTTTGAATTCATGGAAAAAACATTGATTTTCGGACATAAAAATCCAGACACAGATACGATTTGCTCTGCGTTAGCTTATGCGGATTTAAAAACAAAAATTGGGGAGTCGGTAGAGCCTGTACGATTAGGTGAAGTGAACGGCGAAACACAATATGCTTTAGATACTTTTGAAGCAGAAGCACCTCGCCTAGTTCAAAGCGTGGCAAACGAAACAAGCACGGTTATTCTTGTCGACCACAATGAGCGTCAACAAAGTGCTGATGATATTGATCAAGTACGTATTAAAGAGGTTATTGATCATCACCGTATTGCAAACTTTGAAACGGCTGATCCCCTATACTACCGTGCTGAACCAGTAGGCTGTACGGCAACGATTCTGAACAAAATGTATCGAGAAAATGGTGTAAGAATTGAAAAGAATATCGCAGGGTTATTGCTATCTGCTATCATTTCAGACTCTCTATTATTTAAATCACCTACGTGCACACAAGAAGATATTGTTGCTGCACGTGAGTTAGCTGATATCGCTGGTGTAGACGTTAATGATTACGGTTTGGACATGCTTAAAGCAGGTGCCGACTTAAGCGGGAAAACAAGTGAGGAACTGATCTCTCTTGATGCTAAAGAGTTCAACATGGGCGGTAAAAAAGTAGAGGTAGCTCAGGTGAATGCTGTTGATACAGACGAAGTGCTTGCTCGCAAAGAAGAGCTAGGAAAAGCGATGAATGCAACGATCGAGGAAAAAGACTTAGACTTATTCTTACTTGTGATCACAGACATCTTAAACAGTAATTCCATCGCTGTTGCACTTGGTAATTCTGGACAAGCTGTTGGAGAAGCATTTGGTGTTAAGTTAGAAGATCATACGGCTCTTTTAGAAGGTGTGGTTTCTCGTAAAAAGCAGATTGTGCCGAAATTGACTGAGGCGTTGGAGAAGTAATAAATATCTAAAAAGCATGTGGTTTTAGAAATAAATCTAAGACCACATGCTTTTTTATAAGTCCAGGAATTTATAAAATTAGTGGCTTGTGTATAACTCTTTAATGAGCGTGGGGCCTAGTCCAGCTCCAGCGCCCAGCAACTAGTATGCTTGGGCCCACATGACGTGGGTCAGATCGACGTTGTCACAGGACGTGACGGGTTTAGTCGATCATTCTTTCTCCGTAAGATAAGTCAACATCGAATCGCTTTGCTCTTCGTGTTTCCTTTACACGTTTGTTACATAAAATTTTAACAATGAAGGAACTCGACGTAGTTAAAATTTCTAGGTGAAAGTACCACGGCAACTATGCTTCTGTCTGCGCCTATTGGCTTGCCAATCAGCAAGTTTAGTTAATCTTACTGCGGCTCAGTCCAGCATATACGTTGCTACCCGGGCGCTTACGCTTTTGTTCTTACTCCCCGATGAGTTGATCCATCCATTCTTCCCCGATAGTAGGCTCGAAGTTATCATATACAGCCTGAAACTTTTCTCTCCATGCAGCTTTTTCAGCCTCTGATAATGTATGTATTTTAATATCAGATGAGTTCTTAAGTAATCGTAAGGCTTGCTGATTTGTTTCCATTGCGTGTTGTTGATTCCAAGCAGTTGTTTCTTCCATCGCGTCTTTAATCGCGGTTTGAATATGATTAGGTAGATTGCTCCAAAACTCCTGGTCCACCATGACAACATAGCTTAAAAATCCATGATTACTGATTGTCATGTAATCTTGGACCTTATAAAACTTTTTTGAGTATATATTTGAGATGGTATTCTCCTGTCCATCAATCAAGCCTTGCTCAATGTTTCGGTACGTTAAGTTAAAAGAAATCCTACTAGTTTCAGCATTAAGAGCTTCAAACTGTTGTTCAATTACATCGCTGGGCATAATTCTAAAACGATGATTGGAAAAATCATTAGGATTTATTAATGCACGTTTACTACTTGTCATCTGTTTAAAGCCGTTGCTCCAATAAGATAGGCCTACTAAATTTTCACGTTCCATTGATTCTAGTAACTCGGTTCCGATTTCTCCATTAAATACTTCATAAATCGCATCATAAGTTGGAAAGGCATATGGTAGATCGAAAAGTTCTAGTTTAGGGAAAAATGTAGACATCTTTGAAGTTGCAGGTGCAATCATTTGAATGGACCCTTGTCTTAAAGCCTCTATAGCTTCTTTTTCAGAATATAAGCTACCGTTCGGATACACCTCTACCCTTACTTTATTATTGGTTTTCTCTTGAACGAGATCTGCAAATTTCTCTGCAGCTTGTCCTTTAGGTGTGTTTTTAGCTACGATATGGCTAAATTTAATAACAATTTGTTCATTCAAACCTGCTTGTTCATCATCAGATGGATACTTATTCTCTTGTTTTAGATAAAGGTATGTAGACGCAATGGCCAGTAATAGAATCATAAAAAAGACCAAGTGTTTCTTTTTCATAAGCCACCTCATAATGTTGTTTTAAAAATTGTAACATATCTGAAATTTCATGCTACAATACCCATATTACCTATGAAAGGATATGCCGTATGACGATTAAGCAGCTTCCTATTCAGGTTAAAATTACAATCCTTTCTTTTGGGGTTGTTTTATTTACGCTATTAATTTCAAGCATTTTTCTGATAGGAAATGTGGAAAACTTGAAAAAAGAAGAGCTAAGAAAAAGGTCTATGATTACTGCTCGAACAGTTGCTCAGCTTCCAGAAATTAAGCAAAATATCACATTAGATGATGGATGGGAAAACATTAATCCAGTCGTAGATAGAATTAGAATTATTAATGATGCAGACTACATCGTTGTAATGAATAATCAAAGGAAACGATTTTCCCATCCTAATCATTCCATGATCGGAACATATTCTAGTGGGGTGGATGAAAACGAAGCTTTTGCACGTCATTCCTATACGACTTTAGCAAAAGGAGAAGAAGGCCTGGCTGTAAGGGCTCTTGTTCCCATTCTAAATAATAAATCGGAACAAGTTGGTGTTGTGATTGTAGGAAATCTCTTACCCGGTTTCTCTGCACTCCTTCTTGATATGAAAAAAGAGATCCTGATTATGCTTTTCCTTACATTATTATTTGGAATTAGTGGATCTGGACTTCTTGCTCGACACATAAAAAATCAAATGTATCATCTAGAACCATATGAATTAAAGCGCATTTTAGAAGAGCGAACAGCTACCTTCAATGCTATGCATGAAGGAGTCATTGCGATAGATACAGAAAAAAGGATTACTGTATTTAACCATAAAGCAAAAGAAATGTTGGGAGTTTCTGGAGATGTGATTGGGAAGCCTATTCAATCCATTCTATATGATACTAGGCTTCCAGAAATATTAGAATTAGAGAAACCTATTTTTAATCAAGAATTAACAGTAAATGATACGAACTTAATGAGTAATCGAGTTCCAATTCTATTTGATCATAATGTGCTTGGAGCGGTTGCTATATTTCAGGATCGAACGGAAGTAACTAAAATAGCTGAAGAACTAACAGGTGTAAAAGCTTTTGTTGAGGCCCTTCGAGTACAAAACCATGAACACATGAATAAACTACATACCATTGCTGGACTGATCCAATTGGGTAACAAGGATAAAGCTTTAAATTATGTGTTCAATATCACGGAAGAATATGAAGATCTATCAAGCTTTCTTAGTGAGAACATCGGTAACGATAGCTTAGCAGGTCTTTTGTTAAGCAAAGTAAGTAGAGGGAAAGAGCTTGGAATTCATGTTCATATCGATCGGAAAAGTCATTTAAATAAGTTTCCACCTGATTTAGATAAACATGATTTTGTATTGTTATTTGGGAATTTATTTGAGAATGCTTTTACTGCACTTCAGCAATCTGAGAGTCATGAAAAATATGTAGAAGTAAGTTTAGAACAAGATGATGAATTATGTTCTATCTTAATCGAAGATAGCGGAATCGGGATAAGCGAAGAGGATCAAAAGCAGATCTTTAAAGAGGGCTTTACCACGAAGAGTGAAGAGGGTCATGGAATTGGACTATCACTTGTAAAGAACATTGTAGATAAAGGGGAAGGAACCATAAATATTTATTCCAAGCCCAATCAAGGAACGAGCTTTGTGATTACATTCCCAATGGATCGAAGGGGGAGCGCGTAACATGATTCGAGTTTTATTAATTGAAGATGACCCTATGGTACAGGAAGTGAACAAACAGTTTATAGAAAAGGTAGAAGGATTTAAAGTAGTTGAAAAGGCGGGGAATGGGAAGGAAGGGATCGAGAAAATTGAAAGATATAAGCCTGATTTGGTAATTCTTGATGTTTATATGCCAAATCAAAATGGCTTAGAAGTTCTATATCACATTCGAAAAGAACAATTTCCTGTAGATGTAATAACGGTCACTGCAGCTAATGATCAAGAGACGATCCGAAAAATGCTTCAAAATGGTGCTGTAGATTACATCATAAAACCATTTAAATTTGAGCGAATTCAACAAGCGTTGGAAAACTATAAAAGATATACAAGCAAATTATCTGAAAAGACCGCTGTTTCACAAGATTATATTGACGAAATTCTTCATAAAAAAGTGGAAGAGTCTTCTGAAGATGCGGATATTCCCAAAGGGCTTAACCAATTAACTTTAGATCAAATCTCTAAATATTTAGATCAACAAAGAGAAGCCAAATCAGCTGAAGATGTTGCTGAAGGTGTAGGGCTTGCTCGTGTAACAGCAAGAAGGTATCTAGAATATATGAAAAAAATTGGCCATATTAAGCTGGATATGCAATATGGTGGGGTAGGAAGACCTGTGAATCGTTATATAAAAAAGTGATCCTTTTTGTCTTTTTGGTCTTAACGGTTACAAATCATCCACCATTTTATAAAAAATGAATAATGATTGTAACTTTTTAAAAACTCCTAGTTCTTAGGAGTTTTTTCTTTTTTTCAGGAAGAGAACAAAAAGACCAAAAAGGACAATATGATTACAATATTCAACACCCTTGATGTAAGCGTTATCATAATGTTTAAGTTTAAATATTACTTATTTTCTGACAAATGAAAGGGGTACTTACTTATGCAAAAAAAGCTTAGCTTAATTCTATCCACTATTCTTTTAATAGGGGTTTTAGCAGGATGTGGTGCACGTTCTTCAGAAACGTCAGGTGATGGATCTTCATCAGGTGGAGAAGGAGATAATAAGAATGAAGAAAAGATTACGATTAAGTTTTCACACGTAGTTGCAGAAAACACACCTAAAGGAAAAGCGGCAAATATGTTTGAAGATCTTGCTGAAAAGTACACAGATGGAAAAGTAGATGTACAAGTGTTCCCAAATTCTCAACTTTATAATGACGATGAAGTGTTATCTGCAGTTCAGCAAAACAATGTTCAAATGGCAGCTCCAGCAACATCAAAGGTGTCCAAGTTATTCCCGGAATGGCAGATTTTCGATTTCCCATTTGCATTTGAAGACACACAAGCTGTACAAGAAGCGATGGAAAGTGAAAAAATCGGTGGAAAACTTTTTAAGATGCTAAAAGATCAGAACTTACTAGGCTTATCCATGTGGGATAACGGTTTTAAACAAATGACTCTTGATGAACACGCTTTAATTAAGCCTGAAGATTTCAAAGGTCAGAAGTTCCGTGTTATGTCTAGTAAAGTACTAGAAGCACAATTCGAAGCGGTAGATGCTAATCCTACTCCAATGCCGTTTAGTGAAGTATATAGTGCATTAGAGCAAGGGGTTATTGATGGACAAGAAAATACACTTTCTAATATTTACTCTAAGAAATTCCATGAAGTCCAAGACTATATGACGATTAGTAACCATGGTTACCTTGGATATGCAGTTATTACAAATGATGAATTCTGGACAGGTTTACCTGATGACGTTCGCTCTAGCTTGGAAAAAGCACTAGATGAAACAACAAAATGGGTTCGTGAAAATGGTGAACGTCTAAATAACGAAAACCTTGAAAAGATCAAAGAGGACGGTACATTGAAAGAAATTCATAAGCTAACAGATGAAGAGAAACAAGCTTGGATTAAAGCTATGGATCCAGTGTACAAGCAATTTGAAGACGAAGTAGGCAAGGACTTAATTGAGGCAGTAAAAGCCCTTCGTAAGAAGTAAAACTGGAGAGGGCTTCAAGCCCTCTCTTTTATTTTAAAAACACTTCAAGATATTGCTATAGGACAAGGAAGTGATAACTGGTGAAAGTATTAAACTCCATCATTAACAAATTTGAAGAGATTGTTGTGATCATCAGCTTGGCAGTTGCAACGATTTTAACATTTATTGAAGTTATCTTACGTAAATTTTTTGGATCAAGCCTTGGATTTACACATGAGTTGGTAGTGTACCTTCTTATAACAGCTGGTTTAATTGGTGCATCCATTGGTGTTCGTGAAAAAGTACACCTTGGGGTAGACATTGTCATTCAACAATTTCCATTAGGGCTACAAAAAACGATTGTCATCGTTACTCAAATGGCTAGTGTTTTATTTTGTTTAATCATTGCTATATTAGGTGTGCAACAAGTACAAAACATTGCTAAATTTGGACAAGTAACCCCAGAAATGGAAATTCCTTTTTTTATACCACTTCTTATCGTCCCAATTTCATTTGGGCTTATGACGCTACGGTTTACTCAACAGCTTATTCAATCTATAAGAACGCCAGCTAAAGGGTTGCTTCAAGAGGAGGATGATGCCGTTCATGAATAACGCCCTACAAACAAATGAAACAGAAGTTCATCAAAATCTTTCAAAACGTTCTTTGCCGAAAATGGTGTCATCGAGCCTTGTTCTTTTAGTCTCCTTAACTGGGATACTTTATTCCATGCAAACGAACAATATGGGATTAGCCTTATTTTCACTGCTATTTTTACTTATGTTATTAGGCGTGCCCATTGCCATATCTCTAGGGCTAGCTTCGTTTCTAACGATCTACTATTTTACAACAGATCCTTTACCAGATTTAGCGGGGAAGGTATTTTCAGGCTTAAACCATTTCACGCTTATGGCCATACCGTTTTTCGTTTTAGCAGGTAATATTTTTACTAGAGGTGGCGTAGCCAATCGGTTAATTAAACTAACGAATTCTTGGGTGGGGCATATACCTGGTGGCTTATCTGTTGCAGGAATTGTTTCTTGTACGTTATTTGCTGCTATTTCAGGTTCTTCTCCTGCTACGGTTGTAGCGATTGGAGGGATTATGATTCCTGCGATGGTGAACCACGGATATAGTAAAAGCTATGCTGTAGGTTCCATTTCAACAGCCGGCTCATTGGGGATTCTAATTCCACCAAGTATCCCGATGATTGTATATGCTGTCACTGTAGAACAGTCAGTGGGAAAAATGTTCTTGGCTGGAGTCATACCTGGAATATTACTGATGCTGCTTTTGTCAGCAGTTAGTTTTTTTATTGCGAACCGCAAAAATTATGCTAGAGCTGAAAAAGCTACTTATAAAGAAAGAATGATAGCTCTTAAAAATGCTTTTTGGAGCTTAATGTTGCCGATTGTTGTCATTGGTGGGATTTATTCAGGAGTGTTTACACCAACAGAGTCCGCAGCAGTAGCCGTTATACTTGGATTAGTAGTAGGATTGTGGATTCATAAGGATCTCATGGTCAAAGAGCTACCTGGTATATTAGTAGACTCTGCCAAAACAACGGCGATGTTATTCTTTATTATCACCATGGCCATGACCTTTGCTCATATCTTAACACTTGAACGCATTCCACATACTATTGCTGATGTAATCACGGGATGGAATGTAGGACCTATTATGTTCTTACTTATTGTTAATATTCTATTATTTATCGCAGGTCAATTTATGGAACCGACAGCGATTATTACGATTTTAGCTCCTATTTTATTCCCGGTTGCGGTAGCCCTCGGAATAGATCCAATTCATTTTGGGGTTGTGATGGTTGTGAATATGGAAGTTGGTATGATCACACCGCCAGTAGGGCTGAATTTGTATGTTGCAAGTGGAATTACCAAAATGCCTCTTGTAGATGTTACAAAGTCTGCAATACCATGGCTGATTGCTGTTGTTATTGGTCTTATTCTAGTGACCTATGTGCCAGCTATTAGTTTATGGTTGCCTAATTTACTTTACAGGTAATATGTAGTTTGAATAAAAACCCTGCTGATACAGGGTTTTTATGTAATTTTATTGGTTTAGGAGAGGGGGGATCTAATTGATTGAAGCACGAACTAGAACATTTTGGACTACAACTATAGCATTGAGCATCGGTTCCTTAGTGATCTTTGCTAATGTATATTTTACTCAGCCCATACTACCAGTTTTTACAGAGGAATTTGGGATTACCCCTCTCGAATCTAGCATGTCGGTATCCCTTGTCATTTTGGCATTAGGGATATCTTTATTCTTTTATGGTCCTTTGTCCGATAGTTATGGCCGAAGAGGAATTATGATCATTACGATGCTTTTAGGGTCTCTTCTAACTTTTGCGCTTGTGATCGTCCCATCTTTTAAATTGTTGCTTCTCATAAGAATTTTTCAAGGAATCCTTTTAGCTGGTTTGCCTTCACTTGCTTTAGCCTATATAGGAGAAGAGTATTCCTCTAATTCCATTGCCTTAGCGATAGGTCTCTTGATAAGTGGGAACACAATAGGAGGTATGTTCGGCAGGATTTTCAGCGGGACAATAACGGATATTTATGGCTGGCGTACGGCTTTTCTATTAATGGGATGTATCAATCTAATCCTAGCTATTGTGTTTATTCTATTGCTTAGGAAGTCACGGAACTTCCAACCGAAACCTTTCAATTGGAAGGAAGCTATGCAAAATTATAAAGGGCATATACAAAATAAAGAGCTTCGTTTCGCTTATATTATAGGTGGATTACACTTTTTTCTTTTTGTTGGTCACTTTAATTACGTGACGTTTCTACTTAGTAAACCACCTTACAATCTACCATCCACTTGGTTAGGGCTGCTCTTTCTTACATATCTTGCTGGGACATTGAGTTCCTCTATTGCAGGGAAAGTGTCGCTTAGGATACACAAAACCTATTGCATTGCTATCGGAATAGGGATTATGTTTATAGGTTTCGCTGTAACGCTTATACCAAGTGTATTTGCCATCATTTTAGGGCTTTTATTAAATTGCTTTGGCTTTTTCTTTGCTCATTCTACTGCAAGCTCATGGGTGAGTAAGAGAGCTTTTTATTCAAAAGCCAGTGCATCTGGACTTTATTTAATTTCTTATTATATTGGTGGAAGTCTAGGTCCTTTTTATTTAGATCCTTTCTGGAATTGGATGGGATGGGGAGGAATTGTCCTCGGTTGTTATATCGTATTAGGGACTACGCTGTATTGTACAAGAGCCTTGTATAAAATTGAACGAAATATTGGAGGCGAAAGTGTTGAAAAACGTGAGCTTAGCTATCATTCCAGGTGATGGTGTCGGAAGAGAAGTAATGCCTGGAGCGGTGGATGTATTAAATACAATAGCAGACATCCATGGTGGCCTATCCTTTCAGAACACATGGTATCCGTATAGTTGTGATTATTACCTTAAACATGGTCGAATGATGGCGGAGGACGGGCTAGACCAATTAAGGCAGCATGATCACATTTTTCTTGGTGCTGTTGGAAATCCGAAGCTTGTTCCGGATCACATATCACTCTGGGGATTATTAATTGAGATACGAAGAGAGTTTCAACAAGTGATTAATGTGCGACCAGCAAAAACATTAACGGGTATTGAATCTCCTTTACGTCAAAATGAGGGCTTTGATTTTGTCGTTGTGCGTGAAAATAGTGAAGGAGAATATAGTGAAGTTGGAGGTAGAATCCACCAAGGAGATGATGAAATAGCTATTCAAAACGCTATCTTCACGAGAAAAACGACAGAGCGTGTAATGAAATATGCCTTTTCGTTGGCTGAGAATCGAAAGAGACATGTCTTGAGCGCTACAAAATCAAATGGAATTGTGCACTCCATGCCTTTTTGGGATGAAGTGTTCAAAGATGTTGGGGAAGGTTATCCTTCTATAGATCAGGCTTCCAGTCATATTGATGCATTAGCAGCTTCGCTAGTTTCAAAGCCACATGAACTGGATGTTGTTGTCGCGAGTAATTTATTTGGAGATATACTGACGGATATCGGAGCTGCCATTATGGGAAGTATCGGAGTAGCACCAGCTGCTAATCTAAATGTAAATGGAAAGCATCCATCTATGTTTGAACCTGTGCACGGATCAGCACCAGATATTGAAGGGAAAGGGATCGCTAATCCAATTGGACAAATATGGACAGGGAAGATGTTACTGGACCATATAGGTGAACATGAATTAGGTACTCTTCTGCTAAATACGATTGAAGGGGTACTAGCTGACGGTTTTAAAACTCAGGATATAGGTGGAACTACTTCTACAGAAGAAGTGACCTCAGAAATTATTCGGCGCTTAAAAAAATAAGGTAGCAGATAAAGCGCATGAAGAGTTTCACATGCGCTTTTGAGTATATGATTTTAATTCAACAACATATCCACAACCTTCAACGAAATCAAAGCATCCTTACCTGTAATTAAAGGTTCTGTATCCTTAATAATCGATTCGACAAAAGCATTAACAACACCAGAGTTTGGGTGGTGGGGCAATTCAGGCTTCTGAACCTCGCCATCATTGGTCTCAATGACTAAAGGAATATCTTTTTCCGGATAGAGTTTGATGATTCCCTTTTCACAGTAGATCGTTGTGCTGTTGTCTTGTTTCCCATAATAAGTCCACGAAAATGAAGCAGTACCGATACGACCTTTCTTCGTTTTTAATGCACAAACGAGGTTATCGCACACTTCGATCGGTTTCCCGTTTTCATCAACCTTGTCTAAAGCTCCTTTGAAGGAATGTCCATCCGTGATTTCATCATCTAATAAGTAATGGAGGAGATCAATTTTATGGATACCAAGGTCTCCAACGACACCTGATACAGAACGATCTTTTTTAAAAAACCACGTACTATTCGTTTTATTATGTCCCCAGTGTTCAGGTCCTTTATGGCCAAAAGTGGTTTTAAATTTAAGGACTTCACCTAACCCTTCATTATGTATAATCTCTTTCGCTTTCTGGTGAGGGGCATCAAAGCGTTGGTTATGAGCAACCATTAGCTTTTTACCTGAGATGCGTTGTGTTTCAACCATCTTTTCGGCTTCTTCCAAACTAGTCGCTAGAGGTTTTTCGCACAAAACATGTTTACCTTTTTGCATTGCTTTTGTGGTGTTAATCGGATGATTTTCATTAGAAGAGCAATCACTAATTGCTGAAATAGATGGATCATTGAGTAGATCTTCAATGGTTTCTGCCACACGGCCATTGAATGTTTCGGCTAGGGCGTGGGCGCGTTCAGGGTTTCGGTCATAAAACACAATCTCTTTTACATGTTGGTTTTCTTGATATTCAGGT is a window encoding:
- a CDS encoding TIM barrel protein, translating into MKQNLLNLKCSLDQAQIEDRLSYKPNILELQLFEADIDDPEYIKNVIHDLHEKGVKVILHHPMKVNGKFLDILSEDKEVLEYYERSCRVLDEICYSEDIYCVVHPHYDDCDSGRIDPSNKKLMLDKSNELKKALQKLRENTNDRFYFENAPVGIFSSMNPFWISHIIQPLNLPVCYDVSHSFMSLRGDNHKLEQDLKAAFPFTKHYHVVDSEGTEVHDALPLGNGGIVWGNLKPFIMQKNFIFEIDLPDYKDCTLMIDSAAYFESV
- a CDS encoding manganese-dependent inorganic pyrophosphatase, with the translated sequence MEKTLIFGHKNPDTDTICSALAYADLKTKIGESVEPVRLGEVNGETQYALDTFEAEAPRLVQSVANETSTVILVDHNERQQSADDIDQVRIKEVIDHHRIANFETADPLYYRAEPVGCTATILNKMYRENGVRIEKNIAGLLLSAIISDSLLFKSPTCTQEDIVAARELADIAGVDVNDYGLDMLKAGADLSGKTSEELISLDAKEFNMGGKKVEVAQVNAVDTDEVLARKEELGKAMNATIEEKDLDLFLLVITDILNSNSIAVALGNSGQAVGEAFGVKLEDHTALLEGVVSRKKQIVPKLTEALEK
- a CDS encoding TRAP transporter substrate-binding protein, with protein sequence MKKKHLVFFMILLLAIASTYLYLKQENKYPSDDEQAGLNEQIVIKFSHIVAKNTPKGQAAEKFADLVQEKTNNKVRVEVYPNGSLYSEKEAIEALRQGSIQMIAPATSKMSTFFPKLELFDLPYAFPTYDAIYEVFNGEIGTELLESMERENLVGLSYWSNGFKQMTSSKRALINPNDFSNHRFRIMPSDVIEQQFEALNAETSRISFNLTYRNIEQGLIDGQENTISNIYSKKFYKVQDYMTISNHGFLSYVVMVDQEFWSNLPNHIQTAIKDAMEETTAWNQQHAMETNQQALRLLKNSSDIKIHTLSEAEKAAWREKFQAVYDNFEPTIGEEWMDQLIGE
- a CDS encoding sensor histidine kinase, which produces MTIKQLPIQVKITILSFGVVLFTLLISSIFLIGNVENLKKEELRKRSMITARTVAQLPEIKQNITLDDGWENINPVVDRIRIINDADYIVVMNNQRKRFSHPNHSMIGTYSSGVDENEAFARHSYTTLAKGEEGLAVRALVPILNNKSEQVGVVIVGNLLPGFSALLLDMKKEILIMLFLTLLFGISGSGLLARHIKNQMYHLEPYELKRILEERTATFNAMHEGVIAIDTEKRITVFNHKAKEMLGVSGDVIGKPIQSILYDTRLPEILELEKPIFNQELTVNDTNLMSNRVPILFDHNVLGAVAIFQDRTEVTKIAEELTGVKAFVEALRVQNHEHMNKLHTIAGLIQLGNKDKALNYVFNITEEYEDLSSFLSENIGNDSLAGLLLSKVSRGKELGIHVHIDRKSHLNKFPPDLDKHDFVLLFGNLFENAFTALQQSESHEKYVEVSLEQDDELCSILIEDSGIGISEEDQKQIFKEGFTTKSEEGHGIGLSLVKNIVDKGEGTINIYSKPNQGTSFVITFPMDRRGSA
- a CDS encoding response regulator, which codes for MIRVLLIEDDPMVQEVNKQFIEKVEGFKVVEKAGNGKEGIEKIERYKPDLVILDVYMPNQNGLEVLYHIRKEQFPVDVITVTAANDQETIRKMLQNGAVDYIIKPFKFERIQQALENYKRYTSKLSEKTAVSQDYIDEILHKKVEESSEDADIPKGLNQLTLDQISKYLDQQREAKSAEDVAEGVGLARVTARRYLEYMKKIGHIKLDMQYGGVGRPVNRYIKK
- a CDS encoding TRAP transporter substrate-binding protein codes for the protein MQKKLSLILSTILLIGVLAGCGARSSETSGDGSSSGGEGDNKNEEKITIKFSHVVAENTPKGKAANMFEDLAEKYTDGKVDVQVFPNSQLYNDDEVLSAVQQNNVQMAAPATSKVSKLFPEWQIFDFPFAFEDTQAVQEAMESEKIGGKLFKMLKDQNLLGLSMWDNGFKQMTLDEHALIKPEDFKGQKFRVMSSKVLEAQFEAVDANPTPMPFSEVYSALEQGVIDGQENTLSNIYSKKFHEVQDYMTISNHGYLGYAVITNDEFWTGLPDDVRSSLEKALDETTKWVRENGERLNNENLEKIKEDGTLKEIHKLTDEEKQAWIKAMDPVYKQFEDEVGKDLIEAVKALRKK
- a CDS encoding TRAP transporter small permease; amino-acid sequence: MKVLNSIINKFEEIVVIISLAVATILTFIEVILRKFFGSSLGFTHELVVYLLITAGLIGASIGVREKVHLGVDIVIQQFPLGLQKTIVIVTQMASVLFCLIIAILGVQQVQNIAKFGQVTPEMEIPFFIPLLIVPISFGLMTLRFTQQLIQSIRTPAKGLLQEEDDAVHE
- a CDS encoding TRAP transporter large permease; this translates as MNNALQTNETEVHQNLSKRSLPKMVSSSLVLLVSLTGILYSMQTNNMGLALFSLLFLLMLLGVPIAISLGLASFLTIYYFTTDPLPDLAGKVFSGLNHFTLMAIPFFVLAGNIFTRGGVANRLIKLTNSWVGHIPGGLSVAGIVSCTLFAAISGSSPATVVAIGGIMIPAMVNHGYSKSYAVGSISTAGSLGILIPPSIPMIVYAVTVEQSVGKMFLAGVIPGILLMLLLSAVSFFIANRKNYARAEKATYKERMIALKNAFWSLMLPIVVIGGIYSGVFTPTESAAVAVILGLVVGLWIHKDLMVKELPGILVDSAKTTAMLFFIITMAMTFAHILTLERIPHTIADVITGWNVGPIMFLLIVNILLFIAGQFMEPTAIITILAPILFPVAVALGIDPIHFGVVMVVNMEVGMITPPVGLNLYVASGITKMPLVDVTKSAIPWLIAVVIGLILVTYVPAISLWLPNLLYR
- a CDS encoding MFS transporter gives rise to the protein MIEARTRTFWTTTIALSIGSLVIFANVYFTQPILPVFTEEFGITPLESSMSVSLVILALGISLFFYGPLSDSYGRRGIMIITMLLGSLLTFALVIVPSFKLLLLIRIFQGILLAGLPSLALAYIGEEYSSNSIALAIGLLISGNTIGGMFGRIFSGTITDIYGWRTAFLLMGCINLILAIVFILLLRKSRNFQPKPFNWKEAMQNYKGHIQNKELRFAYIIGGLHFFLFVGHFNYVTFLLSKPPYNLPSTWLGLLFLTYLAGTLSSSIAGKVSLRIHKTYCIAIGIGIMFIGFAVTLIPSVFAIILGLLLNCFGFFFAHSTASSWVSKRAFYSKASASGLYLISYYIGGSLGPFYLDPFWNWMGWGGIVLGCYIVLGTTLYCTRALYKIERNIGGESVEKRELSYHSR